One stretch of Spirochaetota bacterium DNA includes these proteins:
- a CDS encoding CapA family protein, with protein sequence MRYKKLPFIICTFFINLLLLFFSFNNENEISFIFCGDFIPHDFIRNYANNFGYKFLFNEFLQEINSNLSFINSINDNLCIFYNLETPILSKMKPFKSFIFSEEKRLPSELADVNFQFISIANNHILDWGYEGFLETYDILNFLKKEKNIKYSGYLIKNKNQQFFDIQDKITNFLNDIVFYNFESFENNGIKICFISITLLMNNLKEWFIYEKKLYLNENINLIPSFIPIINFANLLSNRNKYLLLLVNQIKKLKEYYDILIVGIHWGNEYEETPQQYQIELSKILIENGVDIIWGHHSHIPGKIMIYKDKIVIFSNGNLLSGQARSLNYNDKNKIHKNYFYTKSIPFFVITLKVNFKNNINQKNYNRFLKIKSIKVFPFYQLNSSKNLSIKLINSIKENYNLSINEKENLQKSKEFIKKQFFNYLLFPNENMNNENSSFFEIKKIEEETYYELLFIYK encoded by the coding sequence ATGAGATACAAAAAATTACCATTTATAATATGTACTTTTTTTATTAATCTTTTATTATTGTTTTTCTCTTTCAACAATGAAAATGAAATATCATTTATTTTTTGTGGTGATTTTATTCCTCATGATTTTATTAGAAACTATGCTAATAATTTTGGTTACAAATTTTTATTTAACGAATTTTTACAAGAAATAAATAGTAATTTATCTTTTATAAATAGTATTAATGATAATTTATGTATATTTTATAATCTAGAAACCCCAATTCTTTCAAAAATGAAACCTTTTAAAAGTTTTATTTTTTCTGAAGAAAAAAGATTACCATCAGAACTTGCTGATGTAAATTTTCAATTTATTTCAATTGCAAATAATCATATACTTGACTGGGGATATGAAGGTTTTTTAGAAACTTATGATATTTTAAATTTTTTAAAAAAAGAAAAAAATATAAAATATTCCGGTTATCTTATTAAAAATAAAAACCAACAATTTTTTGATATACAAGACAAAATCACAAATTTTCTTAATGATATTGTTTTTTATAACTTTGAATCCTTTGAAAATAATGGTATCAAAATATGTTTTATATCAATAACATTATTAATGAATAATTTGAAAGAATGGTTTATATATGAAAAAAAACTTTATTTAAATGAAAATATTAATTTAATACCATCTTTCATCCCAATAATTAATTTTGCAAATTTATTAAGCAACCGAAATAAATATCTCTTGTTATTAGTTAATCAAATAAAAAAGCTAAAAGAATACTATGATATTTTAATAGTTGGTATCCATTGGGGTAATGAATATGAAGAAACCCCTCAACAATACCAAATAGAACTTTCAAAAATATTAATAGAAAATGGAGTAGATATTATATGGGGACATCATTCACATATACCAGGGAAAATAATGATTTATAAGGATAAAATTGTAATATTTTCGAATGGCAATCTCCTTTCAGGTCAAGCTAGATCTCTAAATTACAACGATAAAAATAAAATTCATAAAAACTATTTTTATACTAAATCTATACCTTTTTTTGTAATTACACTAAAAGTAAATTTTAAAAATAATATTAATCAAAAAAATTATAATAGATTTTTAAAAATTAAGAGTATTAAAGTTTTTCCTTTCTACCAACTTAATAGCAGTAAAAATTTATCAATTAAATTAATTAACTCTATAAAAGAAAATTACAACTTATCTATAAATGAAAAAGAGAATTTACAAAAATCTAAAGAATTTATTAAAAAACAATTTTTTAATTATCTATTATTTCCAAATGAAAATATGAATAATGAAAATAGTTCATTCTTTGAAATAAAAAAAATAGAAGAAGAAACATATTATGAACTTTTATTTATTTATAAATAA
- a CDS encoding SIS domain-containing protein → MENKLLAHIKKLNNFFFSTDFLIWDQQIESLAKMIISKDEEGKKVLICGNGGSAADAQHLTAELLVKFEKNRKPLRAISLTTDTSVLTACSNDFSFEEIFSRQIEALGTPGDILITFSTSGNSKNIINAVNKGKELKLFTFSFLGKNGGQVKNIVDQSIIVPLEDTYLIQEVHTILYHTLCSYIEDLIK, encoded by the coding sequence ATGGAAAATAAACTTTTAGCTCATATAAAAAAACTAAATAACTTCTTTTTTTCAACTGATTTTCTTATTTGGGATCAACAGATTGAGTCACTTGCAAAAATGATTATTTCAAAGGATGAAGAAGGTAAAAAAGTTTTGATATGTGGGAATGGGGGATCGGCTGCTGATGCCCAGCATTTAACTGCTGAACTTTTAGTAAAGTTCGAGAAAAACAGAAAACCTTTAAGAGCAATTTCTTTAACAACTGATACTTCAGTATTGACTGCATGTTCAAATGATTTTTCTTTTGAAGAAATATTTTCAAGACAAATTGAAGCTCTTGGAACTCCTGGAGATATATTGATAACTTTTTCCACTTCTGGTAATTCAAAAAATATTATCAATGCTGTTAATAAAGGAAAAGAACTAAAATTATTTACCTTTTCTTTTTTAGGAAAAAATGGTGGGCAAGTAAAGAACATAGTTGACCAGTCTATTATTGTGCCTTTAGAAGATACTTATCTTATTCAAGAAGTTCATACTATACTATACCATACTTTATGTTCTTACATAGAAGATTTAATAAAATAA
- a CDS encoding segregation/condensation protein A, which yields MDIIENDKNEKYNINLPIFSGPLDLLLFLIKSQEINIYDIPISKITEQFVNYLQYLNKLNIEISSEFILMLSELIYIKTKSLLPVREDSQDDQFLENLEDPRKELVEKLLEYKKYSQALEIVDQKSNEIPIFYGNKNILFDIHEEGEWKPLSVLEIVKSFSEVLIKYNKEEKTYLVKTTLFTVEDKINLIKQKLQNKNEFFLEELIESKEFDKIEFICIFLAILEMVKLGFIRLFQNNIFGEIKIVKLKFEL from the coding sequence ATGGATATAATAGAAAATGATAAAAATGAAAAATATAATATAAACTTACCTATATTTAGTGGCCCTCTAGATCTTTTATTATTTCTAATTAAATCACAAGAAATAAATATTTATGATATACCTATTTCTAAAATTACAGAACAATTTGTGAATTATTTACAATATTTGAACAAACTTAACATAGAAATTTCATCAGAATTTATTTTAATGCTTTCAGAACTTATTTATATTAAAACAAAATCTTTATTGCCAGTTAGGGAAGATTCCCAAGATGATCAATTTCTTGAAAACTTAGAAGACCCAAGAAAAGAACTCGTGGAAAAATTACTTGAATATAAAAAGTACTCTCAAGCATTAGAAATTGTAGATCAAAAAAGTAATGAAATTCCTATATTTTATGGGAATAAAAATATTCTTTTTGATATCCATGAAGAAGGGGAATGGAAACCTCTTTCTGTTCTTGAGATAGTTAAAAGTTTTTCAGAAGTTTTAATAAAATACAATAAAGAAGAAAAAACATATCTTGTTAAAACAACATTATTTACAGTAGAAGATAAAATTAATTTAATTAAACAAAAACTCCAAAATAAAAATGAATTTTTTTTAGAAGAATTAATAGAATCTAAAGAATTTGATAAAATTGAGTTTATATGTATATTTTTAGCAATATTGGAAATGGTTAAATTAGGCTTTATTAGACTATTTCAAAACAATATTTTCGGTGAAATTAAAATAGTAAAGTTAAAGTTTGAATTATAA
- a CDS encoding CBS domain-containing protein, protein MNIIIGHSNMDMDCLGSMILAKYLYPDYMLVRSNLIHPVARNLYNLYQYRFNMISTKDLRNKEIENVVIVDTRSSSRLKEYFEIIKKINGKIEIYDHHPADTFDIDGAILYEDKVGSNTSLIGKFLLQKNIPIEPEDASIALAGIYADTGNFTNENVTELDFQVASYLMKFKPSINLVKIFLKTLKEDYQISLIHELLNSLIYKKVKGQQIIFSLLNLDKQVPGLAAVVEKVFEIEAPDAIFCVFYFNTENESLIIARSNAYSINVKSVMEVFGGSGHKHAASATLKKAKGNEILQKLMKFVFKCNIQSLSASDIMTKDVKYIYSNWTVLQASIFLEKINHTGAPVLDEANNLVGFLTLKDIMKARKINNMHSPVSAYMSKKLITINKNSSLREIENLFYQYDIGHLPVVENINGKIELIGIITRTDYLNIIKEEKKEVQIIEQNIKSIEKLN, encoded by the coding sequence ATGAACATTATTATTGGTCATTCTAACATGGATATGGATTGTCTTGGATCAATGATTCTTGCAAAGTATTTATACCCAGATTATATGTTAGTCCGAAGTAATCTTATACACCCAGTAGCAAGGAATTTATATAATCTTTATCAATATAGATTTAATATGATTTCTACAAAAGATCTTAGAAATAAAGAAATAGAAAATGTTGTTATAGTTGATACAAGATCTTCCTCAAGATTAAAAGAATATTTTGAAATTATAAAAAAAATTAATGGAAAAATTGAAATATATGATCATCATCCAGCAGATACATTTGACATTGATGGGGCTATCTTGTATGAGGACAAAGTTGGATCAAATACCTCTTTAATTGGTAAGTTTTTACTTCAGAAAAATATTCCCATTGAGCCTGAGGATGCATCAATAGCTTTAGCTGGGATATATGCAGACACTGGAAACTTTACAAATGAAAATGTTACAGAATTAGATTTTCAAGTTGCTTCTTATTTAATGAAATTTAAACCATCCATCAATCTTGTAAAAATTTTTCTTAAAACTTTAAAAGAAGATTACCAGATATCTTTAATTCATGAACTATTAAATAGTTTGATATATAAAAAAGTAAAAGGACAACAGATCATTTTCAGTCTTCTTAATCTTGATAAACAAGTACCAGGATTAGCAGCTGTTGTCGAAAAAGTCTTTGAAATTGAAGCTCCTGATGCTATTTTTTGTGTCTTCTATTTTAATACAGAAAATGAATCTTTAATTATTGCAAGAAGTAATGCGTATTCAATAAATGTAAAAAGTGTAATGGAAGTTTTTGGTGGTTCTGGACATAAACATGCTGCAAGTGCTACTTTAAAAAAGGCAAAAGGAAACGAAATTCTTCAAAAACTCATGAAATTTGTATTTAAATGTAATATTCAATCTCTTTCTGCTTCAGATATAATGACCAAAGATGTAAAATATATATATTCTAATTGGACTGTTTTACAAGCATCAATTTTTCTCGAAAAAATAAATCATACAGGGGCTCCTGTTTTAGATGAAGCAAATAATCTTGTAGGTTTTTTAACTTTAAAAGATATTATGAAAGCAAGAAAAATAAATAATATGCATTCACCTGTATCTGCTTATATGTCTAAAAAGTTAATAACTATAAATAAAAATTCTAGTTTAAGGGAGATAGAAAACCTATTTTACCAATATGATATAGGACATCTTCCTGTAGTTGAAAATATAAATGGAAAAATAGAGTTAATAGGGATTATTACAAGAACTGATTATTTAAATATTATTAAAGAAGAAAAAAAGGAAGTACAAATAATTGAACAAAATATTAAATCTATAGAAAAACTAAATTAA
- a CDS encoding sugar phosphate isomerase/epimerase: MKNFRFFENILLSCPSYIIPGTYLENIKYIYKNIEQININNIELLFYFIDYETLKLIQQEIKEILNYNGIFYFSIHLPDDIISNFSNIIELLNILKNLDISNIIIHSPGDQNFEYLNIFYNYLKELKKFIEKNNLNIENLLIENLANRDFSFVNSKDFEKFGLCLDVGHIYLKKLTIEEYLNENKIDLSRVKEIHFHGIKNGKDHSMFDDEIFKEVKYDFIKFIKKLILNNCDLKNCSDLSNSFEIYNTLPLKRIYTKNEYPNNKLKNQIVFNLEVFNKNDLFGLLNLILKEKLFYKDY; this comes from the coding sequence TTGAAAAACTTTAGATTTTTTGAAAATATTCTATTATCATGCCCTTCATATATTATTCCTGGGACATACTTAGAAAATATTAAATATATATATAAAAATATAGAGCAAATTAATATTAATAATATTGAATTGTTATTCTATTTTATCGATTATGAAACTTTAAAACTAATTCAACAAGAGATCAAAGAAATATTAAATTATAATGGTATTTTTTATTTTTCTATTCATTTACCCGATGATATTATTTCTAACTTTTCAAATATAATTGAACTGCTTAATATATTAAAAAATTTAGATATTTCTAACATAATTATTCATTCACCAGGGGATCAAAACTTTGAATATTTAAATATATTTTATAATTACCTTAAAGAATTGAAAAAATTTATTGAGAAAAATAATTTAAACATAGAGAATTTATTAATTGAAAATTTAGCAAATAGAGATTTTTCTTTTGTTAATTCAAAAGATTTTGAAAAATTTGGTTTATGTTTAGATGTAGGACATATTTATTTAAAAAAATTGACTATAGAGGAATATTTAAATGAGAATAAAATAGATTTATCAAGAGTAAAAGAGATCCATTTCCACGGAATAAAAAATGGAAAAGATCACTCAATGTTTGATGATGAAATATTTAAAGAGGTAAAGTATGATTTTATTAAGTTTATTAAAAAATTAATATTAAACAATTGTGATTTAAAAAATTGTTCCGACTTAAGCAATAGTTTTGAAATATATAATACTTTACCATTAAAAAGGATCTATACAAAAAATGAATATCCGAATAATAAGTTAAAAAATCAAATAGTATTTAATTTGGAAGTTTTTAATAAAAATGACCTTTTTGGTTTATTAAATTTAATTTTAAAAGAAAAACTCTTTTATAAAGATTATTAA
- the scpB gene encoding SMC-Scp complex subunit ScpB has product MLFEKETLEKLKRLFEATLIYKSTPVNIEELSKTFNISFETALEVMSELKKDYLVRDGGILIHNRGFNYFFVINPKIKTEFIDYHKIRNYDKYKLTQSQKEVLSLIAYKQPITKIEIDDLRGSDSSNQIKKLLELELIKISGKKDTPGKPSLYSTTENFLKMLGISSLDELPDIKDLDFENKFFDEN; this is encoded by the coding sequence ATGTTGTTTGAAAAAGAGACATTAGAAAAACTTAAAAGGTTATTTGAGGCAACATTAATTTATAAATCAACACCAGTAAATATAGAAGAATTATCAAAAACCTTTAACATTTCATTCGAAACTGCTCTTGAGGTTATGTCAGAACTAAAAAAAGATTATCTTGTTCGAGATGGTGGTATACTTATACACAATAGAGGTTTTAATTATTTTTTTGTCATTAATCCTAAAATAAAAACAGAATTTATAGATTATCATAAGATTAGGAACTATGATAAATATAAGCTTACACAATCTCAGAAAGAGGTACTTTCACTTATAGCATACAAACAACCAATCACTAAAATCGAAATTGATGACTTGAGAGGGAGCGATTCATCAAATCAGATAAAAAAACTCTTAGAACTTGAGCTAATTAAAATATCTGGTAAAAAAGATACTCCTGGAAAACCTTCTTTATACTCAACAACTGAAAACTTTCTTAAAATGCTTGGTATTTCTAGTTTAGATGAACTACCTGATATTAAAGATCTTGATTTTGAAAATAAATTTTTTGATGAAAATTAA
- a CDS encoding peptidylprolyl isomerase, producing MEDKVKIGDKVLLHYVGSFKDGTIFDSSRERNEPFEFIVGGGQVIPGFENNIVGMKVGEKKRFEVSHNDAYGDYREDLKFSIDKNSISEDIEYEIGTVLTLENDKEETLYVTVVEIGEDKVVLDANHPMAGKDLVFEVEIVKIN from the coding sequence ATGGAAGATAAAGTTAAAATAGGAGATAAAGTTTTGCTGCATTATGTGGGATCCTTTAAAGATGGTACTATATTTGATTCTTCAAGAGAAAGAAATGAACCTTTTGAGTTTATAGTAGGTGGAGGGCAGGTAATACCTGGATTTGAAAATAATATTGTTGGGATGAAAGTTGGTGAGAAGAAAAGATTTGAGGTTTCTCATAATGATGCTTACGGTGACTATCGAGAGGATTTAAAATTCTCTATTGATAAAAACTCAATATCTGAAGATATAGAATATGAAATAGGAACTGTTTTAACACTTGAAAATGATAAAGAAGAAACTCTATATGTTACTGTAGTTGAAATAGGAGAAGATAAAGTAGTTCTTGATGCTAATCATCCAATGGCAGGGAAAGACCTTGTTTTTGAAGTTGAAATTGTTAAAATAAATTAA
- a CDS encoding U32 family peptidase, translating into MKNNFEILLPAGSFESAIYSIEGGADALYLGLYSFSARKFAKNFSFIELRKLLNIAIKKKIKIYLTINTLILNNEIEKLLFILYYLSFFKIDAIIFQDFAIPELCEEFNFNFPLHASTQLACNNSFGALFLEKYYKYIEKIILPREFTLDNTESFIKNYSINSNYKRLFFEIFIHGALCYSFSGLCLASGVLTGRSGNRGECAQICRNFFYEKNKKIYPFSLVDLFYGEKINKIVNNNKINKFIKSFKIEGRMKSPEYCYWSSKLYKSILNDEANKKVDDLELLKRNLSLTFLREYGTPYINDKNGHNSININYPFHKGYYIGKLIKKSSSSFSFYTKYPISINDGFLIFNKKNNNYIIISVENLQKVNGENIKFTNGNEEVIVYSKKLVGFNLEDKFNELYHLSSRFLDLKKIKHQSFKDEEKINTNINLTINFSNEKNKILLNIKICGYLKSIYYKNIDFNFNYRIEFNELNQKEQEIKEKEIDLKEKKDLQLKKKIEEIFKKSHKSIFKIENILIELNSNNNFICFIPPNLIKKLKRTFYKDLTLSFINHFKLNFKTKIKNIFENKKYLIDSLNSILIFKNEKLNQINDLIQNSNFLEFINNREHLNPKNTFFNNKIPFFDPCTNDELISESTQNFCSSIKKLEIELIKNYNIYFIPLKPTIYEDEFYYFNILENIIHYFNINQNDKVENLFFIGISNIGQILPLENLLIKLQEKENIKNIYFFIDFYFYSTNTFNLNLIDKINKTLKEKILFVYPYIEYNFIINKNNKISKNQFYKKDYIPLFYSKNCFLRNIIYKNICPNNCAKKYKYSLIQNKTKFEVMVNNCTTYLFLDESLNNN; encoded by the coding sequence ATGAAAAATAATTTTGAAATTTTACTGCCAGCTGGAAGCTTTGAGTCTGCTATTTATTCAATAGAAGGAGGGGCTGATGCTTTATATTTAGGACTTTACTCTTTTTCCGCAAGAAAATTTGCAAAAAATTTCTCCTTCATTGAACTTAGAAAATTATTAAATATAGCTATCAAAAAGAAAATTAAGATTTATTTAACTATAAATACTTTAATATTAAATAATGAAATAGAAAAACTTTTATTTATTCTTTATTATCTCTCATTTTTTAAAATAGATGCTATAATATTTCAAGATTTTGCAATTCCAGAATTATGTGAAGAATTTAATTTTAATTTTCCTTTGCATGCTTCAACCCAACTTGCTTGCAATAACTCTTTTGGGGCTTTATTTCTAGAAAAATATTATAAATATATTGAAAAGATAATTCTACCAAGAGAATTTACTTTAGATAATACAGAATCTTTTATAAAAAACTATTCTATTAACTCCAATTATAAAAGATTATTTTTTGAAATATTTATTCACGGGGCATTATGTTACTCTTTTTCAGGACTCTGCCTTGCTTCTGGAGTTTTAACAGGTAGATCAGGTAATAGAGGAGAATGCGCTCAAATATGTAGAAATTTTTTTTACGAAAAAAACAAAAAAATTTATCCATTTTCTTTAGTCGATCTTTTTTATGGAGAAAAAATAAATAAAATAGTAAATAATAATAAAATAAATAAATTTATAAAATCTTTTAAAATTGAAGGAAGAATGAAATCCCCAGAATATTGTTACTGGAGTTCTAAATTATATAAAAGTATATTAAACGATGAAGCTAATAAAAAAGTAGACGATTTAGAGTTATTAAAAAGAAATTTATCTTTAACATTTTTAAGAGAATATGGTACACCTTACATCAATGATAAGAATGGGCACAATTCAATAAATATTAATTATCCATTTCACAAAGGATATTACATTGGAAAATTAATAAAAAAAAGTTCTTCCTCATTCTCCTTTTATACAAAATATCCTATTTCCATAAATGATGGTTTTTTAATTTTTAACAAAAAAAATAACAATTACATAATCATCTCTGTTGAAAATTTACAGAAAGTAAATGGGGAAAATATTAAATTTACCAATGGAAATGAAGAAGTAATAGTTTATTCAAAAAAGCTAGTAGGATTTAATCTTGAAGACAAATTTAATGAACTTTATCATTTAAGCTCAAGATTTTTAGATTTAAAAAAGATTAAACATCAATCATTCAAAGATGAAGAAAAAATTAATACAAATATAAATTTAACTATAAATTTCTCAAATGAAAAAAATAAAATTTTATTAAATATAAAAATATGTGGTTACCTTAAATCAATTTACTACAAAAATATAGATTTTAACTTTAATTATAGAATAGAGTTTAATGAATTAAACCAAAAAGAACAAGAAATAAAAGAAAAAGAAATAGATTTAAAAGAAAAAAAGGATTTGCAACTAAAGAAAAAGATAGAAGAAATATTTAAAAAAAGCCATAAATCTATTTTTAAAATTGAAAATATCTTAATTGAGTTAAATTCAAACAACAATTTTATCTGCTTTATTCCACCAAATTTAATAAAAAAGTTAAAAAGAACTTTTTATAAAGATTTAACATTAAGTTTTATAAACCATTTCAAATTAAATTTTAAAACTAAAATTAAAAATATTTTTGAAAATAAAAAGTATTTAATAGATAGTTTAAATTCTATATTAATATTTAAAAACGAAAAATTAAATCAAATAAATGATTTAATCCAAAATAGTAATTTTTTAGAATTTATTAATAATAGAGAACATTTAAATCCTAAAAATACTTTTTTTAACAATAAAATTCCATTTTTTGACCCTTGCACCAATGATGAACTGATATCTGAATCAACTCAAAATTTTTGTAGTTCTATCAAGAAATTAGAAATAGAGTTAATAAAAAATTACAACATTTATTTTATACCACTAAAACCTACAATTTATGAAGATGAATTTTATTATTTTAATATCTTAGAAAACATAATTCACTATTTTAACATTAATCAAAATGACAAAGTAGAAAACCTTTTTTTTATAGGAATATCTAACATAGGTCAAATACTACCTCTTGAAAATCTATTAATTAAACTGCAAGAAAAAGAAAATATAAAAAATATATATTTTTTTATAGATTTCTATTTTTATTCAACCAATACTTTTAATTTAAACTTAATAGATAAAATAAATAAAACCTTAAAAGAAAAAATTTTATTTGTTTATCCATACATAGAATATAATTTTATAATTAATAAAAATAATAAAATATCAAAAAACCAATTTTATAAAAAAGATTATATTCCGCTTTTTTATTCTAAAAATTGCTTTTTAAGAAATATTATATATAAAAACATTTGTCCTAATAATTGTGCTAAAAAATATAAATATAGTTTAATCCAAAATAAAACAAAATTTGAAGTTATGGTTAATAATTGTACTACTTATCTCTTCTTAGATGAAAGTTTAAATAATAATTAA
- a CDS encoding bifunctional adenosylcobinamide kinase/adenosylcobinamide-phosphate guanylyltransferase, protein MKFILITGGIKSGKSSYALIKLQDRLKEFEKYTAYFVATLIPFDNEMEEKIQKHKEERKNYNIKNLILFEEPINIDEIIVNIPSKSIIILDCITIWLNNLFYNTNDFEKVEIKAFEKIDNILNLKERRKESSLSNELIIVTNEVNLGNIPNDNLTRRYNHLLGTINKKLASFSDEVYFMISGIPLRIK, encoded by the coding sequence ATGAAGTTTATATTAATTACAGGTGGAATAAAATCTGGTAAAAGTTCTTATGCTTTAATAAAATTGCAAGATAGGTTAAAAGAATTTGAGAAATATACTGCTTATTTTGTAGCAACTCTTATTCCTTTTGACAATGAAATGGAAGAAAAAATTCAGAAACATAAAGAAGAGAGAAAAAATTATAATATTAAAAACCTTATCTTGTTTGAAGAACCCATAAATATAGATGAAATAATTGTAAATATTCCATCAAAATCGATTATTATTTTAGATTGTATTACAATTTGGTTAAATAATTTATTTTATAATACAAATGATTTCGAAAAAGTAGAAATAAAAGCTTTTGAAAAAATTGATAATATACTAAATTTAAAAGAAAGGAGAAAAGAGAGTTCATTATCAAATGAATTAATAATAGTTACAAATGAAGTTAACCTCGGAAATATTCCAAATGATAATTTAACGAGAAGATACAATCATTTACTAGGTACTATAAATAAAAAGTTGGCTTCTTTTTCAGATGAAGTGTATTTTATGATAAGTGGTATACCTCTTAGAATTAAATAA